The following is a genomic window from Gadus morhua chromosome 23, gadMor3.0, whole genome shotgun sequence.
TCAAACTATAGACATAAACCAGTGTACTACGTTTACTGTACAATAATAGCCTATGATGAATTGTTAGCGCTGAACATCACACCtgctttaatgcaaattagcTGCTGCCCGTTGaacaatgagctgtcagactgaaccccagcatggagaagggattgttgccgtttgcgaactcctggagctctatatttatataatataataatagtattatgtatgggtatttatatgatattatatcttATTTCACTGCCAAAATCtctctggcacttccacaacaaggAAAGCCTCGTAGTGAGGGATATCTTGGCCATGGGTgagaggaattgggggaaaggaacttggccccgactctctgaagtccatgaaccgcgacatggagaaagggattgcactatgggagctgagctgccggacttgcCGCCGAGACATACCCCCGCCGGACCAGTTCAGCTCCCagagtacaccgccggagctgccgcagAAACTTCAAAgctttggcggcagtccggcagagaaagggattgttcaaCCGGAGCTTAGTTGCAGGGCTAGGGCCGAGTTCACCCCGCCGGacctgctcgtccgctggtccacaaaatcttagctatgccctgattggaggggagtgggggagtgggaggtaatattcaagtgtgcccccttcctacgtaggagggggcaccgaaactgactcgctcgtttggtatctgtaggcggggtactttcagaaatgcgtAGCTCACTCAAAAAaaatcatgtaggcctacagacttttttcaaagtttgtatgcgtgtgggatcACCAGAGACCAAAAACTataccccaaaaaaaaaaatatatgtgtataccataatatgtcccctttaaagagaAAGAGTGTAACCCCTGGCTGTCTATCAACTATGTGCATGTGGTTCCAGGCTCCAGGTTCTGTATCATAAAACTGGTCGAGGGGAGAAGAAGTTGAAGTCTCGTTGTGAAATGTGAGAATGTATGCACTGCTGCTACAATGGTCAATAAAATAAGCTCTCCCTGAATATAGCTGACATCCACTAAGCCCCCCTCCAAAAAACGTTCTGATTTTGTGTTGAAAAATATTCATAGGAAAGAAcatgtttttaataataatgtggaGCAGCATTGGAAAAACCAGACGGGTGTCCAGGTCCATAATACGCACGACCCTGATAGTTGCCATGCctttattaacacacacacacacacacacacacacacacacacacacacacacacacacacacacacacacacacacacacacacacacacacacacacgaatgacTTATAACAACTATGAAATCATATTTTACGTTTGCGTAAGTGATGACTGTTGCTGCTTGATGTGTAATTTGATTGGTTTATTTGTATCATATTGTAGTGTGTAGGATTATTTGTTATTCATCATTGTTTGTTGCATCAAAATGTATTAGCACCTGCAATAAACAATCTAGCCCCCCGTAGCTCCCGCCATCTAATTCTTCGGCACTGCTACTCTACGTGTGTGATACAGGTTTGTTCAGGGAGTGCTTGGCTACTACTACAAAGAAGACTCTGATGTCCAGCGAGACACAGAGCTACAGACCTGGGTTCTGGGCATCTTTGTACATGGATTCCTTTCACGGCCGGAATCTGGTGAGCTTCGAGCAAAATAAATGAGATCATCTTAGGTGGTTGAAAGAAATAATACAGGGAATAGACATACTGCCAAACACATTTTCACTAATCCAAGTAAAGTTTTCTttgatataaaaatgtataattcTCAGGAATGCCGCAAAAATTGAACACTGTAGCTGAGCTGGTGAAATTCGTCACCATGGTGATCTTCACCGGTTCTTCCCAGCACGCTGCAGTAAACAACGGCCAGGTCTGATTTTTTCACTTATCTGAATAATTATTTTGGTCCCTTCTTgaaatttatgttttttatgatcgACTTGCTTTGAGTATTTGTCAAAATTTGACAAAAATGTGAACTGATAACGATTTATTTCTAGTTTGAATACGGTTCATGGATGCCCAACACTCCAACGACCCTACAGCGCCCCCCGCCGAAATCCAAGGGAACTGCAGATGAAAGCTCCCTCCTGGAAACTCTCCCTGATGTCAACGCCACCGTTAATGGCATGGCTGTTATGTATCTGCTCAGCAAGCAGTCCAGCGATTTTGTAAGTTGTTATGTGTAGAATATACCGTACATCCTGCAGTATTCAGTAGACCTATACTTACTTCCTTGAGTCTGTATACTTATTCCCTGGAGTATTTGCAGTATACTATACTATGGTAATGCCCTGAGTATGTTAATCAAGTAGTTAATGTATACTAAGGCTTACTCCCTGTCATATTTATAGTATGACGAGTAAAGTTATCTTCTGTATGTGTTATATTCAATGTCGTATTAATTAATGTGCTCTGTTATAGTATtatatttaatgtgtgtgtgtgtgtgtgtgtgtgtgtgtgtgtgtgtgtgtgtgtgtgtgtgtgtgtgtgtgtgtgtgtgtgtgtgtgtgtgtgtgtgtgtgtgtgtgttattacatGTATTTAACCTGTGTTCATCCCAACAGGTGCCCCTTGGCCACTACCCTGAAGAGTATTTCTCTGAAAGAGTTCCACACCAGCACATGCAGCTCTTTAAAGGGGAGCTTGGACTTTTAAGTTCAAAGATTGAAGCCAGAAAATTGGGTCTGATAATCCCGTACACGTTTCAGGACCCAGCGTTGCAGGAGAATAGTGTAGCCATCTGATAGCATGAGCTATGGGGGGTAGGAGGCTCTGGTGGTCCTGAAGGTGGACTCCCAGCTGAAGGTTTGGGTTCAAACTCCATTGTCTACACGGTCTGCTGCCtacaaattaaaattaaaatcgTAATCATTTAATTCTCAAATCTTTAGAACTGGGAGAAGCAAAAACTGATAATATGTGCAAGTGTTTGTTCCTCTGAAATTGTTGATTCCTGACAAAAAAAAGTAACATTAACCATGTCTTACATTCTAAACACTCCATTGTGAACGCTTCTTTACTTCTgcttatgtaggcctacctccttCACAATTTTATATTTCACTACTCTGCATCACTTTGacatgcaaaacaaaaacacattcaacatttcttcagctgttttttttataattgttcTCATGCTCATCCTACATGTCAAGAACATCCACAGGTGTCATGCCGAGTAAATGCCCTCGATATAAAGCGTGTCCCCGTTTCCGGGAGCACGCATGCATTAAGGGAAGAGGGAGCTACATTACTACGCTACGATCTCTTAATTATAAATTAGACACATTTGGTTTGTTTCATTCAACACCTATCAAGAAGGTTTTGCTAAGTAACCCTTTGATCATCTCTCAAAAGCAATGCTTCTTCTACACGTGCGGTCTTTGTATAATTAATTGCACTGAATTGAGAATGTCTACgggaaaaacaaatatatatattttttttttcattccatATTTTGACAATGTGAGTCGAATTCTTCATcctttaaatgtaatttaaGGATTTTGGTCAATTCAAATTCAGATTCGATATTGTAAAATCAAGATGCAATTACTCGCCTCAATTAAAATTTTTTACATTTAGTTTT
Proteins encoded in this region:
- the LOC115537318 gene encoding hydroperoxide isomerase ALOXE3-like; the encoded protein is MPIAIQLKQEPSKDNPIFFPTDSEYDWLLAKMFVRSADFQDHQLNSHLLRTHLLAEVFSVSLLGNLPMVHPLYKLLVPHTRYTLQINALARNLLISESGIFNTITSSGGEALQKILQRATSSMTYTSLCIRDDIKERGLESVPDFYYREDGFQMWDIINRFVQGVLGYYYKEDSDVQRDTELQTWVLGIFVHGFLSRPESGMPQKLNTVAELVKFVTMVIFTGSSQHAAVNNGQFEYGSWMPNTPTTLQRPPPKSKGTADESSLLETLPDVNATVNGMAVMYLLSKQSSDFVPLGHYPEEYFSERVPHQHMQLFKGELGLLSSKIEARKLGLIIPYTFQDPALQENSVAI